A single Metarhizium brunneum chromosome 5, complete sequence DNA region contains:
- the OAC1 gene encoding Mitochondrial oxaloacetate transport protein, with protein MSTTLGAFIAGGIAACGAVTATHPFETVKIRMQLQGELQQKGRQPHFYRGPIHGVGVILRNEGLRGIYRGLGTAYIYQILLNGCRLGFYDPMRKGLATLFLKNENAQNLGINMFCGAFSGIIGAAAGSPFFLVKTRLQSYSPFLPVGTQHQYRNAWDGLSQIYRAEGVGGLYRGIGAAMIRTGFGSSVQLPTYFFAKRRLMRHAGMEEGPALHLASSAASGFVVCCFMHPPDTIMSRLYNQNGNLYKGVFDCLGKTIRTEGLFAIYKGFLPHLARILPHTILTLSLAEQTNKLVRKFEGRMLPMVAKA; from the exons ATGTCGACAACGCTTGG AGCATTTATCGCTGGCGGCATCGCAGCTTGCGGTGCTGTTACGGCAACCCATCCATTCGAGACCGTCAAGATTCG GATGCAATTACAAGGCGAACTCCAACAAAAGGGACGCCAGCCACACTTCTACCGAGGCCCAATCCACGGCGTGGGTGTCATCCTGCGAAACGAAGGCTTACGCGGTATTTATCGTGGCCTGGGAACAGCCTACATTTACCAGATTCTCCTCAATGGCTGCCGGTTAGGTTTCTATGATCCCATGCGCAAGGGTTTAGCAACCTTGTTCCTCAAAAACGAAAATGCCCAGAACCTCGGAATCAACATGTTTTGCGGTGCCTTCTCTGGCATCATTGGCGCAGCTGCCGGCAGTCCgttcttcctcgtcaagaCCCGCCTTCAGAGCTACTCGCCGTTTCTGCCGGTCGGCACTCAACACCAGTATCGCAATGCTTGGGATGGCCTGTCGCAGATCTACCGCGCGGAGGGTGTGGGCGGCCTGTATCGCGGTATTGGTGCGGCAATGATCCGAACCGGCTTCGGCAGCTCCGTCCAGCTGCCGACATATTTTTTCGCCAAGAGGCGGTTAATGCGACATGCTGGTATGGAGGAGGGTCCTGCTTTGCACCTGGCCAGCAGCGCTGCCAGTGGCTTCGTTGTCTGTTGCTTCATGCACCCCCCTG ATACCATCATGTCTCGCCTCTACAACCAAAACGGCAATCTCTACAAGGGCGTTTTCGACTGCTTGGGAAAGACGATCCGCACAGAGGGCCTTTTCGCCATCTATAAGGGGTTCCTGCCTCACCTGGCAAGAATTCTGCCTCACACAATCTTGACGCTTTCACTGGCTGAACAGACTAACAAGCTGGTAAGGAAGTTTGAGGGCCGGATGTTGCCAATGGTTGCCAAGGCATGA